Proteins from one Streptomyces genisteinicus genomic window:
- a CDS encoding MraY family glycosyltransferase, whose product MREYLLTLCVTVAVTYLLTGPVRKFAIAAGAMPEIRARDVHREPTPRLGGIAMFGGLCAGLLVADHLAHLNDVFELSNEPRALLSGAALIWLIGVLDDKFEIDALIKLGGQMIAAGVMVAQGLTILWIPVPGVGTVSLTAWQGNLLTVALVVITINAVNFVDGLDGLAAGMVCITSGAFFMYAYRLWYGYGIEEAAPATLFAAILMGMCLGFLPHNMHPARIFMGDSGSMLIGLVLAAGAISITGQVDPDRLGIFVGGEREATHAMLPVFMPLLLPLTITALPVADLALAIVRRTWRGQSPFAADRGHLHHRLLEIGHSHSRAVLIMYFWSALIAFGTVAYSVHSASMWIVLAIAGLSAVGLVLLLLPRFRPRAPRWAESFVPPRYRRRRRRRRPSADAAASGAARREPGAAGDGHPDQADGDEDEYARVRVGVGGVNGATALGARSRLPDRRKAGTRG is encoded by the coding sequence GTGCGCGAGTACCTGCTGACGCTCTGTGTCACGGTAGCGGTGACTTACCTGCTGACCGGACCGGTGCGGAAGTTCGCCATCGCAGCCGGCGCGATGCCGGAGATCCGTGCGCGTGACGTGCACCGTGAACCGACACCGCGGCTCGGCGGCATCGCCATGTTCGGCGGCCTGTGCGCCGGTCTGCTGGTCGCGGACCATCTGGCGCACCTCAACGACGTCTTCGAGCTGTCGAACGAGCCGCGCGCCCTGCTGTCGGGCGCGGCGCTGATCTGGCTGATCGGCGTCCTCGACGACAAGTTCGAGATCGACGCCCTGATCAAACTCGGCGGCCAGATGATCGCCGCAGGTGTGATGGTGGCGCAGGGCCTGACGATCCTGTGGATCCCCGTGCCCGGTGTGGGCACCGTCTCGCTCACCGCCTGGCAGGGCAACCTGCTGACGGTGGCGCTGGTCGTCATCACGATCAACGCGGTCAACTTCGTCGACGGTCTCGACGGTCTCGCGGCCGGCATGGTGTGCATCACCTCCGGCGCGTTCTTCATGTACGCCTACCGCCTCTGGTACGGGTACGGGATCGAGGAGGCCGCCCCGGCGACCCTGTTCGCGGCGATCCTGATGGGCATGTGCCTCGGCTTCCTGCCGCACAACATGCATCCGGCGCGGATCTTCATGGGCGACTCGGGATCGATGCTCATCGGCCTGGTCCTGGCGGCCGGCGCCATCTCGATCACCGGGCAGGTGGACCCGGACCGCCTCGGCATCTTCGTCGGCGGCGAGCGCGAGGCGACCCACGCGATGCTCCCGGTGTTCATGCCGCTGCTGCTGCCGCTGACCATCACGGCGCTGCCGGTCGCCGACCTGGCGCTGGCCATCGTCCGCCGGACCTGGCGCGGCCAGTCGCCGTTCGCCGCCGACCGCGGCCATCTGCACCACCGGCTGCTGGAGATCGGGCACTCGCACAGCCGCGCGGTGCTGATCATGTACTTCTGGTCGGCGCTGATCGCCTTCGGGACGGTCGCGTACTCGGTGCACTCGGCGTCGATGTGGATCGTGCTGGCCATCGCCGGGCTGAGCGCGGTGGGACTGGTGCTCCTGCTGCTGCCGCGCTTCCGGCCGCGGGCCCCGCGCTGGGCCGAGTCCTTCGTGCCGCCGCGCTACCGGCGCCGCCGCCGGCGCCGGCGCCCGTCCGCGGACGCAGCGGCCTCCGGCGCCGCCCGGCGGGAGCCCGGGGCGGCCGGTGACGGCCACCCGGACCAGGCGGACGGTGACGAGGACGAGTATGCCCGGGTACGGGTCGGTGTCGGCGGCGTCAACGGAGCGACGGCGCTGGGCGCTCGTTCGCGGCTTCCCGACCGGCGGAAGGCCGGTACGCGCGGCTGA
- the rpmE gene encoding 50S ribosomal protein L31: MKRDIHPEYVETQVSCTCGASFTTRSTIDGGTIRAEVCSECHPFYTGKQKILDTGGRVARFEARFGKAAGSKK; encoded by the coding sequence TTGAAGCGCGACATCCACCCCGAGTACGTCGAGACCCAGGTCAGCTGCACCTGCGGCGCGTCGTTCACCACCCGCAGCACGATCGACGGCGGCACCATCCGTGCCGAGGTCTGCTCCGAGTGCCACCCGTTCTACACGGGCAAGCAGAAGATCCTCGACACCGGTGGCCGTGTGGCCCGCTTCGAGGCCCGCTTCGGCAAGGCTGCCGGCTCCAAGAAGTAG
- the thrB gene encoding homoserine kinase: MAGPAFRAAAVRVRVPATSANLGPGFDALGLSLGLYDDVVVRVADSGLHIDIAGEGEDSLPRDENHLLVRSLRTAFDLLGGQPRGLEVVCANRIPHGRGLGSSSAAICAGIVAARAVTIGGDARLDDAALLELATEIEGHPDNVAACLLGGFTLAWTEAGAARAIRMDPSDSVVPVVFVPGRPVLTETARGLLPRTVPHVDAAANAGRSALLVEALTRRPELLLPATEDRLHQEYRAPAMPESIALVNRLRADGVPAVISGAGPTVLALAEDGAADKVALLAGEGWAANRLAFDAAGASVMPLSPQ; the protein is encoded by the coding sequence ATGGCCGGTCCAGCGTTCCGCGCCGCCGCTGTCCGGGTGCGCGTCCCCGCCACCAGCGCCAATCTCGGTCCGGGCTTCGACGCCCTCGGACTGTCGCTCGGCCTGTACGACGACGTCGTCGTACGGGTCGCGGACTCCGGTCTGCACATCGACATCGCGGGCGAGGGCGAGGACAGCCTGCCGCGCGACGAGAACCACCTGCTGGTGCGCTCCCTGCGCACGGCCTTCGACCTGCTCGGCGGGCAGCCGCGCGGCCTCGAGGTCGTCTGCGCCAACCGCATCCCGCACGGCCGCGGCCTCGGCTCGTCGTCCGCCGCCATCTGCGCCGGCATCGTCGCCGCCCGTGCCGTGACGATAGGCGGCGACGCCCGCCTCGACGACGCGGCCCTGCTGGAGCTCGCGACCGAGATCGAGGGCCACCCGGACAACGTGGCCGCCTGCCTGCTCGGCGGTTTCACCCTCGCCTGGACCGAGGCCGGCGCCGCCAGGGCGATCAGGATGGACCCCTCGGATTCCGTCGTTCCGGTGGTTTTCGTGCCGGGCAGGCCGGTGCTCACCGAGACCGCCCGCGGCCTCCTGCCGCGCACCGTCCCGCACGTCGACGCCGCCGCCAACGCCGGGCGCTCCGCGCTCCTCGTCGAGGCCCTGACCAGGCGTCCCGAACTGCTGCTCCCGGCCACCGAGGACCGGCTCCACCAGGAGTACCGGGCCCCCGCGATGCCCGAGAGCATCGCGCTGGTCAACCGACTGCGCGCCGACGGCGTCCCCGCGGTCATCTCCGGTGCGGGACCGACGGTCCTGGCACTGGCCGAGGACGGTGCGGCCGACAAGGTCGCGCTGCTGGCGGGCGAGGGCTGGGCCGCGAACCGGCTCGCCTTCGACGCGGCGGGGGCGAGCGTCATGCCGCTGTCCCCGCAGTGA
- the rho gene encoding transcription termination factor Rho produces MSDTTDLMGVTADNNVDTAAPAEGAASGTTTRRRRSGTGLEGMVLAELQQVASGLGIRGTARMRKSQLIEVIKEAQAGGSSAAKPADTAAAEAPAKPKRRATSKARTGDEAAAPAAEKPAKAEKAEKAVAQQQIDIPGQPASDDQPAGERRRRRATAQAGSPETRTESRTDTAVEVKTEAKAETQTDTRSESAAGQDGEGRRDRQDRGQRGERGERGERRDRQRDRRGKGDDQGQGGQRQQRQGGQQGQQGGGGPQDDFDDDGSGRRGRRGRYRDRRGRRGRDDFAGGEPQVSDDDVLIPVAGILDILDNYAFIRTSGYLPGPNDVYVSLAQVRKNGLRKGDHVTGAVRQPKDGERREKFNALVRLDSVNAAAPESGRGRPEFNKLTPLYPQDRLRLETDPGVLTTRIIDLVSPIGKGQRGLIVAPPKTGKTMIMQAIANAITHNNPECHLMVVLVDERPEEVTDMQRSVKGEVISSTFDRPAEDHTTVAELAIERAKRLVELGHDVVVLLDSITRLGRAYNLAAPASGRILSGGVDSTALYPPKRFFGAARNIEDGGSLTILATALVDTGSRMDEVIFEEFKGTGNMELKLDRKLADKRIFPAVDVDASGTRKEEILLGSDELAVTWKLRRVLHALDQQQAIELLLDKLKQTKSNGEFLLQIQKTTPSAGNNND; encoded by the coding sequence GTGAGCGACACCACCGATCTGATGGGCGTTACTGCCGACAACAACGTCGACACCGCCGCGCCCGCCGAAGGTGCCGCCTCCGGCACCACCACACGGCGCCGCCGCTCCGGCACCGGCCTCGAGGGCATGGTCCTGGCCGAGCTGCAGCAGGTCGCGTCCGGCCTCGGCATCAGGGGCACTGCGCGGATGCGCAAGAGCCAGCTGATCGAGGTCATCAAGGAGGCGCAGGCCGGGGGTTCCTCCGCGGCCAAGCCCGCCGACACCGCCGCGGCCGAGGCCCCGGCGAAGCCGAAGCGGCGCGCCACCTCCAAGGCCCGTACCGGCGACGAAGCCGCCGCCCCTGCCGCGGAGAAGCCGGCCAAGGCCGAGAAGGCCGAGAAGGCCGTCGCCCAGCAGCAGATCGACATCCCGGGGCAGCCGGCCTCCGACGACCAGCCGGCCGGCGAGCGCCGCCGCCGTCGCGCCACCGCGCAGGCGGGCTCCCCGGAGACCCGCACCGAGTCGCGCACGGACACCGCCGTCGAGGTGAAGACCGAGGCCAAGGCCGAGACGCAGACCGACACCCGGTCCGAGTCCGCCGCCGGCCAGGACGGCGAGGGCCGCCGCGACCGTCAGGACCGCGGACAGCGCGGCGAGCGCGGGGAGCGCGGGGAGCGTCGCGACCGCCAGCGCGACCGCCGCGGCAAGGGCGACGACCAGGGTCAGGGCGGACAGCGCCAGCAGCGCCAGGGCGGCCAGCAGGGCCAGCAGGGCGGCGGCGGTCCGCAGGACGACTTCGACGACGACGGCAGCGGCCGCCGCGGCCGGCGCGGGCGCTACCGCGACCGCCGCGGGCGCCGCGGCCGCGACGACTTCGCCGGCGGCGAGCCGCAGGTCTCCGACGACGACGTCCTGATCCCCGTCGCGGGCATCCTCGACATCCTCGACAACTACGCGTTCATCCGGACCTCCGGCTACCTGCCCGGCCCGAACGACGTGTACGTCTCCCTCGCCCAGGTCCGCAAGAACGGCCTGCGCAAGGGCGACCACGTCACCGGCGCCGTGCGCCAGCCCAAGGACGGCGAGCGCCGCGAGAAGTTCAACGCGCTGGTGCGCCTCGACTCCGTCAACGCCGCCGCGCCCGAATCCGGCCGCGGCCGCCCGGAGTTCAACAAGCTGACCCCGCTGTACCCGCAGGACCGGCTCCGCCTGGAGACCGACCCCGGTGTGCTGACGACGCGGATCATCGACCTCGTGTCGCCGATCGGCAAGGGCCAGCGCGGTCTGATCGTGGCCCCGCCGAAGACCGGCAAGACCATGATCATGCAGGCGATCGCCAACGCCATCACGCACAACAACCCCGAGTGCCACCTCATGGTCGTCCTCGTCGACGAGCGTCCCGAAGAGGTCACCGACATGCAGCGGTCGGTGAAGGGCGAGGTCATCTCCTCGACCTTCGACCGTCCCGCCGAGGACCACACCACCGTCGCCGAACTGGCCATCGAGCGCGCCAAGCGCCTCGTCGAGCTGGGTCACGACGTGGTCGTCCTGCTGGACTCGATCACCCGTCTGGGCCGCGCCTACAACCTGGCGGCGCCGGCCTCCGGCCGCATCCTGTCCGGTGGTGTCGACTCGACCGCGCTCTACCCGCCGAAGCGGTTCTTCGGCGCCGCGCGCAACATCGAGGACGGCGGCTCGCTGACCATCCTGGCCACCGCGCTGGTCGACACCGGCTCGCGCATGGACGAGGTGATCTTCGAGGAGTTCAAGGGCACCGGCAACATGGAGCTCAAGCTCGACCGCAAGCTCGCCGACAAGCGCATCTTCCCCGCGGTGGACGTCGACGCGTCCGGCACCCGCAAGGAGGAGATCCTGCTCGGCAGCGACGAGCTGGCGGTCACCTGGAAGCTCCGCCGCGTGCTGCACGCCCTCGACCAGCAGCAGGCGATCGAGCTGCTCCTCGACAAGCTCAAGCAGACGAAGTCGAACGGCGAGTTCCTTCTGCAGATCCAGAAGACGACTCCGTCGGCCGGCAACAACAACGACTGA
- the glyA gene encoding serine hydroxymethyltransferase, which produces MSVTHPVTHAAHPAPAVYDSPGFRALLRQDPQAADILYGEARRQADSLQMIAAENFTSPAVLAALGSPLANKYAEGYPGARHHGGCEIVDAAERLAVERAKALFGAEHVNVQPHSGSSAVLAAYAALLRPGDTVLAMGLPYGGHLTHGSPANFSGRWFDFVAYGVDAETGLVDLHQLRTLARHHRPKAIVCGSISYPRHPDYAAFREVADDVGAYLVADAAHPIGLVAGGAAPSPVPYADIVCATTHKVLRGPRGGMILCGAELADRVDRAVFPFTQGGAQMHTIAAKAVAFGEAATPAFASYAHQTVANARELAEALAGEGFTVLTGGTDTHIVGVDPAGLGVDGRTARGRLAAAGIVLDTCALPYGDGRGIRLGTAAVTTQGMGRGEMTRIAGLFAAAVREDAGVQARVRELAAGFPPYPS; this is translated from the coding sequence ATGTCTGTGACACATCCCGTGACGCACGCAGCGCATCCCGCACCGGCCGTGTACGACAGCCCCGGCTTCCGGGCGCTGCTCCGGCAGGACCCGCAGGCGGCCGACATCCTGTACGGCGAGGCACGGCGGCAGGCGGACTCGCTGCAGATGATCGCCGCCGAGAACTTCACCTCGCCCGCCGTGCTCGCCGCCCTCGGGTCGCCGCTGGCGAACAAGTACGCCGAGGGCTATCCGGGCGCCCGCCACCACGGCGGCTGCGAGATCGTGGACGCCGCCGAGCGGCTCGCCGTCGAGCGGGCCAAGGCGCTCTTCGGGGCCGAGCACGTCAACGTGCAGCCCCACTCCGGTTCGTCGGCGGTGCTCGCCGCGTACGCGGCCCTGCTGCGCCCGGGGGACACCGTGCTGGCGATGGGGCTGCCGTACGGCGGGCACCTCACCCACGGGTCGCCGGCGAACTTCTCCGGGCGCTGGTTCGACTTCGTGGCCTACGGCGTCGACGCCGAGACCGGGCTCGTCGACCTCCACCAGCTGCGCACCCTCGCGCGGCACCACCGCCCGAAGGCGATCGTCTGCGGCTCCATCTCGTACCCGCGCCACCCCGACTACGCGGCCTTCCGTGAGGTGGCCGACGACGTCGGCGCGTACCTCGTCGCGGACGCCGCGCACCCCATCGGGCTGGTCGCGGGCGGTGCCGCCCCGAGCCCGGTGCCGTACGCCGACATCGTGTGCGCGACGACCCACAAGGTCCTGCGCGGCCCCCGCGGTGGGATGATCCTGTGCGGGGCCGAGCTGGCGGACCGCGTCGACCGCGCGGTGTTCCCCTTCACCCAGGGCGGTGCGCAGATGCACACCATCGCGGCGAAGGCGGTGGCGTTCGGGGAGGCCGCGACGCCGGCGTTCGCGTCCTACGCCCACCAGACCGTCGCCAACGCCCGCGAGCTCGCCGAGGCGCTGGCCGGCGAGGGCTTCACGGTGCTCACCGGCGGGACGGACACCCACATCGTCGGTGTGGACCCGGCCGGGCTCGGTGTGGACGGCCGGACGGCCCGCGGGAGGCTGGCGGCCGCCGGCATCGTGCTCGACACCTGCGCCCTGCCGTACGGCGACGGCCGCGGCATCCGGCTGGGCACCGCCGCGGTCACCACCCAGGGCATGGGCCGCGGCGAGATGACCCGGATCGCGGGCCTCTTCGCGGCCGCCGTCCGGGAGGACGCCGGGGTGCAGGCACGGGTGCGGGAACTGGCCGCGGGGTTCCCGCCGTACCCCAGCTGA
- a CDS encoding protein-tyrosine-phosphatase: MTTPQGRGIAESSSTAPTFRILHVSTGNVCRSPITERLTRHALSDRLGDPLTGGLIVESAGTWGHEGAPMEANAEVVLADFGADASGFTGRELLDEHVIRADLVLTATRDHRAQVISMGHSAGLRTFTLKEFTRLVRAIDPATLPDPDEGVVERARALVRAAAALRGWLLAPSPDADEVFDPYGAPITFFRSIGDEIHQALDPVVTALTGVEREG; encoded by the coding sequence TTGACCACCCCGCAGGGGCGTGGCATAGCGGAGAGCAGCAGTACGGCACCGACCTTCCGCATCCTCCACGTCAGCACCGGCAACGTCTGCCGCTCGCCGATCACCGAGCGGCTCACCCGCCACGCCCTGAGCGACCGCCTCGGCGACCCCCTCACGGGCGGCCTGATCGTGGAGAGCGCAGGCACCTGGGGGCACGAGGGCGCCCCGATGGAGGCCAACGCGGAGGTCGTCCTCGCGGACTTCGGAGCGGACGCGAGCGGCTTCACGGGGCGGGAGCTCCTGGACGAGCACGTGATCCGCGCCGACCTGGTGCTCACGGCGACCCGTGACCACCGGGCCCAGGTGATCTCCATGGGGCACTCCGCGGGGCTGCGGACCTTCACGCTGAAGGAGTTCACCCGCCTGGTGCGGGCGATAGACCCGGCCACGCTGCCGGACCCGGACGAGGGCGTCGTCGAACGCGCCCGTGCCCTGGTGCGGGCGGCGGCGGCGCTGCGCGGGTGGCTGCTGGCGCCGAGCCCGGACGCGGACGAGGTGTTCGATCCGTACGGGGCGCCGATCACGTTCTTCCGCTCCATCGGCGACGAGATCCACCAGGCGCTGGACCCCGTGGTGACCGCCCTGACGGGCGTGGAGCGCGAGGGCTGA
- the prmC gene encoding peptide chain release factor N(5)-glutamine methyltransferase, whose translation MNLLLAEVAQATQRLADAGVPSPRFDAEELAAFVHGVKRGELHNVKDSDFDARYWEAVARREAREPLQHITGRAFFRYLELEVGPGVFVPRPETESVVGWAIEAVRAMDVVEPLIVDLCTGSGAIALAMAQEVPRSRVHAVELSEDALKWTRRNAEGSRVTVHQGDALAALPEFDGQVDLVISNPPYIPLTEWEYVAPEARDHDPQMALFSGEDGLDTIRGIERTAHRLLRPGGLVVVEHADTQGGQVPWIFNEESGWADAADHPDLNRRPRFATARKAMP comes from the coding sequence GTGAACCTGCTGCTTGCCGAGGTGGCCCAGGCCACCCAGCGGCTGGCCGACGCCGGCGTGCCGTCGCCGCGCTTCGACGCGGAGGAGCTCGCCGCGTTCGTGCACGGTGTGAAGCGGGGCGAACTCCACAACGTCAAGGATTCCGACTTCGACGCCCGCTACTGGGAGGCCGTCGCACGCCGCGAGGCGCGCGAGCCGCTCCAGCACATCACCGGGCGGGCGTTCTTCCGCTACCTGGAGCTGGAGGTCGGACCCGGCGTCTTCGTGCCCCGGCCCGAGACGGAGTCGGTGGTCGGCTGGGCCATAGAGGCCGTCCGGGCCATGGACGTCGTCGAACCGCTCATCGTCGACCTGTGCACCGGCTCCGGCGCCATCGCCCTCGCGATGGCGCAGGAGGTGCCCCGGTCGCGCGTGCACGCCGTGGAACTGTCCGAGGACGCCCTGAAGTGGACCCGGCGCAACGCCGAGGGCTCCCGGGTCACCGTCCACCAGGGCGACGCGCTGGCGGCCCTGCCGGAGTTCGACGGCCAGGTCGACCTCGTCATCTCCAACCCCCCGTACATCCCGCTCACCGAGTGGGAGTACGTCGCGCCCGAGGCGCGCGACCACGATCCGCAGATGGCGCTGTTCTCCGGCGAGGACGGCCTCGACACCATCCGAGGCATCGAGCGGACCGCGCACCGGCTGCTGAGGCCCGGCGGCCTCGTCGTCGTCGAGCACGCGGACACCCAGGGCGGCCAGGTGCCGTGGATCTTCAACGAGGAGTCCGGCTGGGCGGACGCCGCCGACCACCCCGATCTGAACAGGCGGCCGCGGTTCGCGACCGCACGCAAGGCGATGCCATGA
- a CDS encoding LCP family protein, with amino-acid sequence MTEQSSSRNGGRIRGGGTRRRPPSTARRVTAVAAFSAAALLLAGGTGLGYVYFKVNGNLEGVDIDQALGTERPKNLDDGSMDILVLGSDSRAGDNSEYGRDEGGARSDTAMVVHVHQGHKKASVVSIPRDTLVQRPDCTRADGTDAPGARRAMFNTAYETGGPACAVKTVEAMSGIRMDHYLEIDFDGFKGLIDELGGVEITTTEPIDDPKSHLSLDPGTHTLDGEQALGLVRTRKSVGDGSDLGRIQLQQAFVKALVDQVRDVGVVSNPKKLLDLADTATKAITPDSGLDSVNELTGFARSLGGLGSEDVRMVTMPVRYDPRDPNRVVPVETGAAQVWRALKQDLPIPDTALAGSAGDKGDAKDVVAGAGPSPSPSAG; translated from the coding sequence ATGACCGAGCAGAGCAGCAGCAGGAACGGCGGCCGGATACGCGGCGGCGGCACACGGCGCAGGCCGCCGTCGACCGCCCGCCGGGTCACCGCCGTCGCCGCCTTCTCGGCCGCCGCCCTGCTGCTCGCCGGCGGCACCGGTCTCGGCTACGTCTACTTCAAGGTCAACGGCAACCTGGAGGGCGTCGACATCGACCAGGCCCTCGGCACCGAGCGGCCCAAGAACCTCGACGACGGCTCGATGGACATCCTCGTCCTCGGCTCCGACTCCCGCGCCGGCGACAACTCCGAGTACGGCCGCGACGAGGGCGGCGCCCGGTCCGACACCGCGATGGTCGTCCACGTCCACCAGGGCCACAAGAAGGCGTCCGTGGTGTCCATCCCCCGCGACACCCTCGTGCAGCGCCCCGACTGCACCCGCGCCGACGGCACCGACGCCCCCGGCGCCCGGCGGGCCATGTTCAACACCGCCTACGAGACCGGGGGACCTGCCTGCGCGGTGAAGACCGTCGAGGCCATGTCCGGCATCCGCATGGACCACTACCTGGAGATCGACTTCGACGGCTTCAAGGGCCTGATCGACGAACTCGGGGGCGTGGAGATCACGACGACCGAGCCCATCGACGACCCGAAGAGCCACCTCTCGCTCGACCCCGGCACCCACACCCTCGACGGCGAGCAGGCCCTCGGCCTGGTGCGCACCCGCAAGAGCGTCGGCGACGGCAGCGACCTCGGCCGCATCCAGCTCCAGCAGGCCTTCGTCAAGGCCCTCGTCGACCAGGTCAGGGACGTCGGGGTGGTCAGCAACCCGAAGAAGCTCCTGGACCTCGCCGACACCGCGACCAAGGCGATCACCCCCGACTCCGGACTCGACTCCGTCAACGAACTGACCGGGTTCGCCCGCAGCCTGGGCGGGCTCGGCTCCGAGGACGTCCGCATGGTCACCATGCCGGTCCGCTACGACCCCCGGGACCCCAACCGCGTGGTCCCCGTCGAGACGGGCGCCGCGCAGGTCTGGCGCGCCCTCAAGCAGGACCTGCCGATCCCGGACACCGCGCTCGCCGGCTCCGCCGGCGACAAGGGCGACGCGAAGGACGTGGTCGCCGGAGCGGGCCCGAGCCCGAGCCCGAGCGCCGGGTGA
- the prfA gene encoding peptide chain release factor 1, with product MFEAVEELIGEHADLEKKLADPSVHADQANARKLNKRYAELTPIVGTYRSWKQTGEDIDTARELGADDPDFAAEVKVLEKQRDEITEKLRLLLVPRDPSDDKDVILEVKAGAGGDESALFAGDLLRMYLRYAERVGWKTEIIDATESELGGYKDVQVAVKTKGGQGATEPGQGVWARLKYEGGVHRVQRVPATESQGRIHTSAAGVLVTPEAEEIDVEIHANDLRIDVYRSSGPGGQSVNTTDSAVRITHLPTGIVASCQNEKSQLQNKEQAMRILRSRLLAAAQEEAEKEAADARRSQVRTVDRSEKIRTYNFPENRISDHRVGFKAYNLDQVLDGDLDAVIQACVDADSAAKLAAAQ from the coding sequence ATGTTCGAGGCGGTCGAGGAACTGATCGGCGAGCACGCCGATCTCGAGAAGAAGCTCGCCGACCCTTCGGTCCACGCCGACCAGGCGAACGCGCGCAAGCTGAACAAGCGCTACGCCGAGCTGACGCCCATCGTCGGCACGTACCGCTCCTGGAAGCAGACCGGTGAGGACATCGACACCGCCCGTGAACTCGGCGCGGACGACCCGGACTTCGCCGCCGAGGTGAAGGTGCTGGAGAAGCAGCGCGACGAGATCACCGAGAAGCTGCGGCTGCTGCTCGTCCCCCGCGACCCCAGCGACGACAAGGACGTCATCCTCGAGGTCAAGGCCGGCGCGGGCGGCGACGAGTCCGCCCTGTTCGCCGGCGACCTGCTGCGGATGTACCTGCGGTACGCGGAGCGCGTGGGCTGGAAGACCGAGATCATCGACGCCACCGAGTCCGAACTCGGCGGCTACAAGGACGTCCAGGTCGCGGTGAAGACCAAGGGCGGCCAGGGCGCCACCGAGCCCGGCCAGGGCGTCTGGGCGCGGCTGAAGTACGAGGGCGGGGTGCACCGCGTGCAGCGGGTGCCCGCGACCGAGTCCCAGGGCCGCATCCACACCTCCGCCGCCGGTGTGCTCGTCACGCCCGAGGCCGAGGAGATCGACGTCGAGATCCACGCCAACGACCTGCGCATCGACGTCTACCGCTCCTCCGGGCCCGGCGGCCAGTCCGTCAACACCACCGACTCCGCGGTGCGCATCACCCACCTGCCCACCGGCATCGTGGCCTCCTGCCAGAACGAGAAGAGCCAGCTCCAGAACAAGGAGCAGGCGATGCGTATCCTGCGCTCCAGGCTGCTCGCCGCCGCGCAGGAGGAGGCCGAGAAGGAGGCCGCGGACGCGCGCCGCAGCCAGGTCCGCACCGTCGACCGGTCCGAGAAGATCCGGACGTACAACTTCCCGGAAAACCGGATCTCGGACCACCGGGTGGGCTTCAAGGCGTACAACTTGGACCAGGTCCTCGACGGCGACCTCGACGCGGTGATCCAGGCGTGCGTCGACGCCGACTCGGCCGCCAAGCTCGCCGCCGCGCAGTAG
- a CDS encoding L-threonylcarbamoyladenylate synthase, with protein sequence MARRYDCNDATDRATGLREAASAVRRGELVVLPTDTVYGIGADAFTTEAVADLLDAKGRGRNMPTPVLIGSPNTLHGLVTDFSEQAWELVDAFWPGALTLVTKHQPSLQWDLGDTRGTVAIRMPLHPVAIELLTETGPMAVSSANLTGHPSPEDCDAAQEMLGDSVSVYLDGGPTPGIVPSSIVDVTGKVPVLLREGALSADELRKVVPDLEVAN encoded by the coding sequence ATGGCTCGGCGATACGACTGCAACGACGCTACGGACCGCGCCACCGGACTGCGCGAGGCCGCATCGGCGGTCCGGCGCGGAGAGCTCGTCGTGCTGCCCACCGACACCGTCTACGGCATCGGCGCGGACGCCTTCACCACGGAGGCCGTCGCCGACCTGCTGGACGCCAAGGGACGCGGCCGCAACATGCCCACCCCCGTCCTCATCGGCTCGCCCAACACCCTGCACGGCCTCGTGACCGACTTCTCCGAGCAGGCCTGGGAGCTCGTCGACGCCTTCTGGCCGGGCGCGCTCACCCTGGTCACCAAGCACCAGCCGTCGCTCCAGTGGGACCTCGGCGACACCCGCGGCACCGTCGCGATCCGGATGCCGCTGCACCCGGTCGCCATCGAGCTGCTCACCGAGACCGGCCCGATGGCGGTCTCCAGCGCCAACCTCACGGGACACCCCTCTCCCGAGGACTGCGACGCGGCCCAGGAGATGCTCGGCGACTCCGTCTCCGTGTACCTCGACGGCGGCCCGACCCCGGGCATCGTGCCGTCCTCCATCGTCGACGTCACCGGCAAGGTGCCCGTCCTGCTGCGCGAGGGCGCCCTCTCCGCCGACGAGCTGCGCAAGGTGGTACCCGACCTCGAGGTGGCCAATTGA